The nucleotide window GCATGTTCTGTCGTATTCGGGGCTATTTATCCACCTTGCGCAAGCAGCATATCAATCTTTTAGAGGCTCTCGTTGCATTGTTCTCGGGACATCCTGTGTCGCTTGAACCTCAGCCTGAGTAGTTACTCCATTTTAATTAAGATGTTTATCTTTATTAGTCCAGATTTCTACATCTAAATCTTTTAGATAATTCAGACCATTCTGTAGATTCTCTCGATCCCCCTGCAAACTAATATCAAACCAGCCACTACTGGTTGCCTGTTGATCCAAAATTGCAGCCTTGATGTTGACAATTAAACCGTACTCTGAAACCAATTGAGAAATCACTGGAACTTGATGATGTTTGGGCGGAATCTGAATTCGTAAATGTTTCTGGACTAGGGAAGGGGATTGGGATTGGGACATCGTGAACTCCTGAAATTCAGTGACTTTGAGAACTTCTACACCTATCGGGTAGGTTTAATAGCCGTTTTGCGCTCTACAATCTCCTTGAGAACCAAGGTCACAACTGCTAAAAATGCCAACAAAACCGCTGCTGAATAGGCTGCTTCAGTGTTGTACTGCTTGTAGGCATCTTCCACAAATAGGGGCAAACTTTGAGTTTTTTGGGCAATGTTGCCAGATACTACGGAAACCGCTCCAAATTCCCCCATCGCCCTCGCATTGGTCAAAATGACTCCGTAGAGAAGCCCCCAACGGATATTGGGTAGGGTCACCCGCCAAAAAGTTTGCCAATCATTCGCACCAAGGGTTTTTGCAGCTTCTTCTTGATCAGCCCCAGCTTCTTCTAAGACTGGGATCACTTCACGGGCCACAAAGGGCATACTCACGAAGGCAGTGGCGATCGCCATACCAGGAACGGCAAAGACGATCTTGATGTCATGGCTGGTGAGAAACTCGCCAAACCAACCTTGACGCCCATAGAGCAGCATAATCATAAGCCCTGCCACAACTGGCGAAATGGAAAAGGGCAGATCAATGACACTCAAAACAAAAGCTCGACCGGGAAACTTATGCCGCGCGATCGCCCAGGCTGCACAGAGGCCAAAAATCGTATTGAGAGGAACTGCAATCACAGCTAACAACACCGTTAATTGGATTGCAAACAGGGATTCAGGACTGGTTAAGTTATGGAAAAATGGGCCTACTCCCTTGC belongs to Alkalinema sp. FACHB-956 and includes:
- the cysW gene encoding sulfate ABC transporter permease subunit CysW translates to MTSTKEKVELTTAPTREPKAKKSWVPTVLITIAVSFLILVLYIPALNVFVAAFSKGVGPFFHNLTSPESLFAIQLTVLLAVIAVPLNTIFGLCAAWAIARHKFPGRAFVLSVIDLPFSISPVVAGLMIMLLYGRQGWFGEFLTSHDIKIVFAVPGMAIATAFVSMPFVAREVIPVLEEAGADQEEAAKTLGANDWQTFWRVTLPNIRWGLLYGVILTNARAMGEFGAVSVVSGNIAQKTQSLPLFVEDAYKQYNTEAAYSAAVLLAFLAVVTLVLKEIVERKTAIKPTR
- a CDS encoding NIL domain-containing protein, which gives rise to MSQSQSPSLVQKHLRIQIPPKHHQVPVISQLVSEYGLIVNIKAAILDQQATSSGWFDISLQGDRENLQNGLNYLKDLDVEIWTNKDKHLN